The Pseudomonas sp. SCA2728.1_7 DNA segment AGGTGCCGGCGATGATTTTGTCGAAGTAGGGCAGTATTGGCTTCCAGATTGAATCGGCAATTTTATAGAAGGCATCGACCTTGTCTTTGTCTTGATTGTATTTACACACCACGGGTGTGGTTCCCTGATAGAAGAACAACCAGGCAATATCTTCATCGGACGAGGTGTTCCAGCCGAATGAAGTGGTTGTCAGTCCGAAACGCAAGTCTTTGGCATAAGAACCAAAGCTGTCCCAGCTATCGGTAACCGGGGCGGGGTAGTTGGTGGATACCTTGTTGTCACCGAGATCGAATCGGGAATAGGTGTCGCTGTCCTTGAAAAAGAAATAAATACGGTCAGGGCCGGAGCGCCAATCGATCGCGACGAAGTTTTTCAGTTGAGGCATGTTTATTAAGTCCCTTTAAAGTTGTCGGTGGTTGCCAGTCGAAAACTAAATGATCGAAGGGTTATTACATAGGCAGAAACTGTTTCTTTATCAGTGGGAAATTTAAGCGCCGGGTGGATCCCTGCGTCGGGTGGCGCCCCGATGTTTTTGCCCGGCTTTCCGTAAACGCCGGTGACGGCCATAATTGCCGCTTAATCCTCGCCTGCTTCACTCGCCTTTTTTATCCACGGAGCACCCATGCACGTACTGGTTTGCGAAGACGATGAGCTGATCGCCAGCGGCATCGTTGCCGGTCTCACGGCTCAGGGTTTGACCGTTGAGCACGTCAACACTGCGTCGAAGGCGCGGGCGATGCTCAAGGTCGCCGAATTCGACGTGATGGTGCTCGATCTCGGCCTGCCCGACGAAGATGGCCTCAAATTGCTGCAACAATTGCGGCAGAGCGGCCTGGAGATTCCGGTGCTGATTCTGACCGCGCGCGACTCGGTGACCGACCGTGTCGACGGCTTGCAGGCCGGGGCTGACGATTACCTGCTCAAACCGTTCGATCTGCGTGAACTGTTCGCCCGTCTGCAAACCCTGTTGCGCCGGGTCGCCGGACGCAGCGTCAACCTGATCGAGCACGGCGCGCTGACCTACGATCCGAGCAGTCGCGAAACCACCCTGGCCGGGCAACCGGTGGACTTGTCGCGGCGTGAGCAATCGCTGTTGCAGGCACTGCTGCACAATCGCGGCCGGGTGCTGTCCACCGAGCAGTTGAAAGACAGTGTCTACGGCTTCAACGATGAACTGGAAAGCAACGCGTTGAACGTGCACATCCATCACCTGCGCAGCAAACTGGGTAAAGGCATCGTCGAAACCGTGCGCGGCCTGGGCTATCGCCTCGGCCCGGCTGACGGTGGAGATCAAGGCAAGTGATGAGCCTGCGACTGCGCCTGAGCCTGACCCTCGGCGCCGCGTTTGCGCTGATCTGGGCGCTGGCGGCGGCCTGGATGCTCAGTGACCTGCGCAATCAGATGATGTTTTCCCTCGACCAGCGTCTGGTAGCCTCGGCGCGCATGGTAGCCGGGCTGCTGGAACAGTTGCCGACTTTGCCGAGCAAAGGCGAGGGCACGCATTTCAGTGCCGAACAACTGAATATCCCCGGTGGCATGGCTTGTCAGGTCAGTTCGTTGCGCGGGGAAATTCTCGCGCGCAGCCACAACAATCCCGAACAGGCGCTGGAAGCCGAGAAGATGGGCTTCCATGACCAGATGATCGACGGTGCACCGTGGCGCAGCTTCACCCTGGCCCGCGGAGATGTGCGGATTACCACCGCCGATCGGCAGATCGAGCGCGAAGCCCTGAACATGTCGATCCTGCTGGCGGCATCGGTGCCGGTGGGCGTGGCGCTGCTCGGCTGCCTGTGCCTGTTGTGGCTGGGCATCGGCCAGGGGCTGGCGCCGCTCAACCGCCTGCGGGAAGCGCTGATGCGGCGCAATGCCGACTCGCTTGAGCCGTTGCAGATCCAGACCTTCC contains these protein-coding regions:
- a CDS encoding response regulator; the protein is MHVLVCEDDELIASGIVAGLTAQGLTVEHVNTASKARAMLKVAEFDVMVLDLGLPDEDGLKLLQQLRQSGLEIPVLILTARDSVTDRVDGLQAGADDYLLKPFDLRELFARLQTLLRRVAGRSVNLIEHGALTYDPSSRETTLAGQPVDLSRREQSLLQALLHNRGRVLSTEQLKDSVYGFNDELESNALNVHIHHLRSKLGKGIVETVRGLGYRLGPADGGDQGK